Proteins from a genomic interval of Scatophagus argus isolate fScaArg1 chromosome 6, fScaArg1.pri, whole genome shotgun sequence:
- the LOC124061129 gene encoding uncharacterized protein LOC124061129 isoform X2 has protein sequence MNIIFMPSVIGVAAFVLHAATYEETLKVSVSVWPPGSNIYIGECVFLQCTVESNSSFVWNYHWFRHKPHLALTPNPRHLVSSDSYSITAVMREDAGSYWCQAERWEANTTSVVLLSQPAALSVSELPPPSLTLTPSTRQVLSGERFTVQCPVSQSNSTGWRLKQFPLGRKVEKGVLDTDWCSPLGGAVSTNNSDTCAFIAVSGSSGLYWCEGAEGRSNAVNITVSHGTIILRTPAFPVFEGDRVDMYCQYYRTSNNSKTSLFKNGAEIIPYSSSSSDGVIKMTLKNVTQENQGFYKCASQDRKMESPESWLSVRPGRGTFTSTDGTADPTHGSWKWIILSCGLVLLFFIPLTVWLVRHYSCWPVSKEALPAMELPATKQDATEVQWDLSWMEMSNLLDKQLYPGT, from the exons ATGAACATCATTTTTATGCCCTCAGTGATTG gTGTAGCTGCATTCGTTCTCCATGCTGCTACATATGAAG AGACTCTGAAGGTCAGCGTGTCTGTGTGGCCTCCGGGGTCAAACATCTACATTGGCGAGTGTGTCTTTCTGCAGTGCACAGTGGAGTCAAACTCCAGTTTTGTGTGGAACTACCACTGGTTCAGACACAAACCGCACCTCGCTCTGACCCCAAACCCCAGGCACCTGGTCTCCAGCGACAGCTACTCCATCACTGCAGTAATGAGGGAGGATGCAGGCAGCTACTGGTGTCAAGCTGAGCGGTGGGAGGCCAACACCACCTCTGTGGTGCTCCTCAGTCAGCCGGCTGCCCTCAGTGTGTCAG agctGCCTCCTCCTTCACTGACTCTGACTCCCAGCACCAGACAGGTCTTAAGTGGGGAGCGTTTCACTGTCCAGTGCCCCGTGTCTCAGAGTAACTCCACAGGCTGGAGGCTGAAGCAGTTCCCGCTGGGCCGTAAAGTGGAGAAAGGAGTCCTGGACACTGACTGGTGTTCACCACTAGGGGGTGCTGTTAGCACAAACAATTCTGACACATGTGCTTTCATTGCTGTTAGTGGAAGCAGTGGACTGTACTGGTGTGAGGGCGCTGAGGGCCGTAGCAATGCAGTCAACATCACAGTAAGCC ATGGTACCATCATCTTGAGGACTCCTGCCTTCCCTGTATTTGAAGGCGATAGAGTGGACATGTATTGTCAGTACTATCGGACAagcaacaacagtaaaacaagCTTATTTAAAAATGGAGCTGAAATCATCCCGTACAGTTCTTCATCTTCAGACGGAGTAATTAAGATGACTCTCAAGAATGTGACACAGGAAAATCAGGGCTTCTACAAGTGTGCATCCCAGGACAGAAAGATGGAAAGTCCAGAAAGCTGGTTATCAGTGAGACCAGGCCGAG gcACCTTCACATCAACAGATGGAACAGCAGATCCCACTCATG GCTCTTGGAAATGGATCATCCTTTCATGCGGTCTGGTACTTCTGTTCTTCATTCCTCTCACTGTTTGGTTAGTTCGTCACTACAG TTGCTGGCCAGTTTCCAAAGAAGCCCTGCCGGCCATGGAGCTTCCTGCAACCAAGCAGGATGCAACGGAAGTGCAGTGGGATTTATCCTGGATGGAAATGTCAAATCTGCTGGATAAGCAGTTATATCCTGGCACTTAA
- the LOC124061129 gene encoding uncharacterized protein LOC124061129 isoform X1, giving the protein MNIIFMPSVIGVAAFVLHAATYEETLKVSVSVWPPGSNIYIGECVFLQCTVESNSSFVWNYHWFRHKPHLALTPNPRHLVSSDSYSITAVMREDAGSYWCQAERWEANTTSVVLLSQPAALSVSELPPPSLTLTPSTRQVLSGERFTVQCPVSQSNSTGWRLKQFPLGRKVEKGVLDTDWCSPLGGAVSTNNSDTCAFIAVSGSSGLYWCEGAEGRSNAVNITVSHGTIILRTPAFPVFEGDRVDMYCQYYRTSNNSKTSLFKNGAEIIPYSSSSSDGVIKMTLKNVTQENQGFYKCASQDRKMESPESWLSVRPGRGTFTSTDGTADPTHGSWKWIILSCGLVLLFFIPLTVWLVRHYRYQMFCTRSCWPVSKEALPAMELPATKQDATEVQWDLSWMEMSNLLDKQLYPGT; this is encoded by the exons ATGAACATCATTTTTATGCCCTCAGTGATTG gTGTAGCTGCATTCGTTCTCCATGCTGCTACATATGAAG AGACTCTGAAGGTCAGCGTGTCTGTGTGGCCTCCGGGGTCAAACATCTACATTGGCGAGTGTGTCTTTCTGCAGTGCACAGTGGAGTCAAACTCCAGTTTTGTGTGGAACTACCACTGGTTCAGACACAAACCGCACCTCGCTCTGACCCCAAACCCCAGGCACCTGGTCTCCAGCGACAGCTACTCCATCACTGCAGTAATGAGGGAGGATGCAGGCAGCTACTGGTGTCAAGCTGAGCGGTGGGAGGCCAACACCACCTCTGTGGTGCTCCTCAGTCAGCCGGCTGCCCTCAGTGTGTCAG agctGCCTCCTCCTTCACTGACTCTGACTCCCAGCACCAGACAGGTCTTAAGTGGGGAGCGTTTCACTGTCCAGTGCCCCGTGTCTCAGAGTAACTCCACAGGCTGGAGGCTGAAGCAGTTCCCGCTGGGCCGTAAAGTGGAGAAAGGAGTCCTGGACACTGACTGGTGTTCACCACTAGGGGGTGCTGTTAGCACAAACAATTCTGACACATGTGCTTTCATTGCTGTTAGTGGAAGCAGTGGACTGTACTGGTGTGAGGGCGCTGAGGGCCGTAGCAATGCAGTCAACATCACAGTAAGCC ATGGTACCATCATCTTGAGGACTCCTGCCTTCCCTGTATTTGAAGGCGATAGAGTGGACATGTATTGTCAGTACTATCGGACAagcaacaacagtaaaacaagCTTATTTAAAAATGGAGCTGAAATCATCCCGTACAGTTCTTCATCTTCAGACGGAGTAATTAAGATGACTCTCAAGAATGTGACACAGGAAAATCAGGGCTTCTACAAGTGTGCATCCCAGGACAGAAAGATGGAAAGTCCAGAAAGCTGGTTATCAGTGAGACCAGGCCGAG gcACCTTCACATCAACAGATGGAACAGCAGATCCCACTCATG GCTCTTGGAAATGGATCATCCTTTCATGCGGTCTGGTACTTCTGTTCTTCATTCCTCTCACTGTTTGGTTAGTTCGTCACTACAG GTACCAGATGTTTTGCACTCGTAGTTGCTGGCCAGTTTCCAAAGAAGCCCTGCCGGCCATGGAGCTTCCTGCAACCAAGCAGGATGCAACGGAAGTGCAGTGGGATTTATCCTGGATGGAAATGTCAAATCTGCTGGATAAGCAGTTATATCCTGGCACTTAA